The Branchiostoma lanceolatum isolate klBraLanc5 chromosome 10, klBraLanc5.hap2, whole genome shotgun sequence genome has a window encoding:
- the LOC136443043 gene encoding involucrin-like translates to MQPSAKKEQWRGRKTTSGTWRSNNNNFNQNPSPQQDPDRRWRTQDLPRRPKNQEPKRDKKICPICEQAGRQVFDHFLSACPYLPDEDKKRSFARHVGAPPQQESGRGVKASASPNLEAFHKGAAVKILLDSGAESSMIRADEARRLGLCISPNNTDLTPIQADGRRLSAVQEEYLSPSADADTPPVKEKHLSPVAEADTPQVQEEYLSPSADADTLHVKGKLLSSIAEADTPQVQEEYLSPSADANTLPVKEKHLSSVTEADTPHVKENPLSSPEKADTPQVQEEHLSPSAEADIPPVKEKYLSSVAEADTPHVKEDHLSPPEKADTPQMQEEYLSLSADADTLALKEKLLSSVAETDTPHVKEDHLSASEKADTPQVQEKHLSPSAEADIPLMKEKHLSSSAEANTSHVKEKHLTSAVDADTSHVKEEHLTSPAEANTSHVKEKHLTSAVDADTSHVKEEHLTSPAEANTSHVKEKHLNSAAEADTSHVKEEHLTSAADADTSYVKEECQSPPDRPPVPPDPPPPAPDTPEVRPPPEPPPSVQRPQNFMP, encoded by the exons ATGCAACCCTCAGCGAAGAAGGAGCAATGGCGgggaaggaaaacaacatcCGGGACCTGGcgttccaacaacaacaacttcaacCAAAACCCCAGCCCTCAACAAGATCCTGACAGGCGCTGGAGAACCCAAGATCTCCCCCGACGCCCGAAGAACCAAGAACCAAAAAGGGACAAGAAGATCTGCCCGATTTGTGAACAAGCGGGACGGCAAGTTTTCGATCACTTCCTCAGTGCGTGTCCGTACTTGCCCGACGAGGACAAAAAGAGGAGTTTTGCGCGCCACGTGGGCGCCCCTCCCCAGCAAGAATCCGGACGCGGAGTGAAAGCAAGTGCTTCACCGAACCTTGAAGCCTTCCACAAGGGAGCGGCGGTCAAGATACTCCTGGATTCGGGGGCAGAGTCGAGCATGATTCGTGCCGATGAAGCGCGGCGCTTGGGGTTGTGCATTTCTCCAAACAACACAGATCTTACTccaatccaagcagatgggcgGCGACTTTCTGCC gtgcaggaagaatacctgtcaccatcagcagacgcGGACACACcaccggtgaaggaaaagcacctgtcaccagtagcagaagctgataccccacaggtgcaggaagaatacctgtcaccatcagcagacgcGGACACACTACACGTGAAGGGAAAGCTTCTGTCTTCaatagcagaagctgataccccacaggtgcaggaagaatacctgtcaccatcagcagacgcTAACACcctaccggtgaaggaaaagcacctgtcatcaGTAACAGAAGCCGATACCCCACACGTGAAGGAAAACCCCCTGTCGTCACCAGAAAAGGCTGACACTCCCCAGGTGCAGGAAGAACACCTGTCCCCTTCTGCAGAGGCTGACATACCaccggtgaaggaaaagtaCCTGTCTTCAGtagcagaagctgacaccccacacgtgaaagaagaccACCTATCGCCACCAGAAAAGGCTGACACACCCCAGATGCAGGAAGAATACCTGTCACTATCAGCAGACGCTGACACACTAGCGTTGAAAGAAAAGCTCCTGTCATCAGTAGCAGAAACTGACACcccacacgtgaaagaagaccACCTGTCAGCATCAGAAAAGGCTGACACACCACAAGTGCAGGAAAAACACCTGTCCCCTTCTGCAGAGGCTGACATACCACTGAtgaaggaaaagcacctgtcatcaTCAGCAGAGGCtaatacttcacacgtgaaagaaaaacacctgacttcagcagtAGACGCTGATacgtcacacgtgaaagaagaacacctgacttcaccagcagaggccaatacttcacacgtgaaagaaaaacacctgacttcagcagtAGACGCTGATAcctcacacgtgaaagaagaacacctgacttcaccagcagaggctaatacttcacacgtgaaagaaaaacacctgAATTcagcagcagaagctgatacctcacacgtgaaagaagaacacctgacttcagcagcagacgctgacacttcatac GTGAAGGAAGAATGCCAGAGCCCACCTGACCGTCCTCCCGTTCCACCTGACCCTCCTCCACCAGCTCCTGACACCCCAGAAGTTAGACCCCCACCTGAACCACCCCCATCTGTTCAACGCCCACAGAACTTTATGCCATAA
- the LOC136444117 gene encoding zinc finger protein 722-like, with protein sequence MFVCEHCGFSTPRMYNLRVHIRNHTGETPYRCKDCGKQFSTASSYIYHKRTHSGEKPYHCDACGSHFRDLSAITKHMRTHTGEKPYVCQECDRAFAVKGNLSRHFRTHTGEKPYTCEECGRSFATLGALEVHMRLHTGEKPYRCEKCGKQFRHGGSLHRHAKTCH encoded by the coding sequence ATGTTCGTTTGCGAGCATTGTGGATTCTCCACTCCAAGGATGTACAACCTGAGGGTCCACATACGAAACCACACGGGTGAGACCCCGTACCGCTGCAAGGATTGCGGCAAGCAGTTCAGCACGGCGTCTTCCTACATCTATCACAAGAGGACGCACAGcggcgagaaaccctaccatTGCGATGCGTGCGGGTCGCACTTTAGAGACCTCAGTGCAATAACAaagcacatgcggactcacacggggGAAAAACCTTACGTGTGCCAGGAATGTGACCGAGCCTTCGcagttaaaggcaacctttCGCGGCACTTTcgtactcacactggggagaaaccttacacatgtgaggagtgcggcaggagCTTTGCAACCTTAGGAGCATTGGAGGTGCACATGAGACTACACAccggagagaagccctacagatgtgagaagtgcggcaagcagttcagACACGGTGGCAGTCTCCACCGGCACGCCAAGACTTGCCACTGA